GTAAGCGGTGGTGTAGCGGGCGCGGGCATGACCCGCCGAATATGGTCACCGAATGGCTGCAGGACAGCCCCTCCCTCCACCGTCCCCGGTCGGGTACTTTACGCCGGTGCGCACGCTCTTCGCGTCGGCGCTCGTGCTCCTCGCGTGCGGTGTTGCCGGCGGCTGTGCCGATCGCTCGTCCCGCCCTTCCGGAGCCGGCGCCTCTCTCACGATTCCCGGTGGTCCGGATCCCATCGTCCTGCGGCTTGCCCGCGACGGTGGCACCCTGACGGCTGTCCGCTATCCGGAACTGGATTCCACCATCTGGCGGTCCACCTCGCGCGTGCCGCCCCTCGATCGTGTCATCGCCTTCGGCGGCGAAGACGGATACCTGGCGGCCATCGATACCGGCGGCAGCCCGGTCCGCATCGACCTGCGGCTGGGCACCGTGACCACGTCGCGCACCGACACCGTGCGCACGCTGGCATCGGCCGATGGCGGGGCGATCTATGCGCTGACCCGCGGTGGGGAAGTCACGCGGTACACCCCCAGCGGCAGTGACTGGAAGTTCCGCCCCGTACATCCGGTGGATGCGCTGTTCTCGCAGCCCGACGGCTCGGTCATCCTCGTCGGCGCCGAAGAGGGCCGCGTGACCGTGCGACGCCTGCGTCCTCCCAATCAGGCCCTCTCCGACAGCGTCTCGCTCAAGGTGCCGGGCAAACTCGCCGACATCCGGCGCACCATCGCCGCCACCGCCGGTTCCGTGGGCGACCGCGTGTTCTTCGCCGCGGACGAACGCGTGATTGCCATTCGCACCCGGGATCTTGGCACGGCGCTGAATGTGGATCTCGGGGATCCGGTCGACGCCATTGCGGCCACGCCCAGTGGCGATCGGCTGTTCGTGGCGCCGGCTGACGAATCCGTGCTGCGCATCGTCGACCGTTTCGAAGAAGGCGTGACGGGCCGCATCCGTCTGCCCTCGCCGGCCACGGCACTGCGCATGGATCCCATGGGACGCATGCTGCTGGCCCGTGGCACCGGCGACTCGGTGTATGTCGTGAGCCTGGGCAGCGACGCCGTGCTGGGCGTGCTCACCAGTGCCTGGCGCGGCGATCTGCCGCTCGTCATGGCCGATGGCTCCATCGCGATCACACGTGGCGACGATGTGGCGCTGGTGCATCCCCTCACGCTGGCCGACATGCGCACCGTCACCGGCGGTGCGAAGCAGTTCTGGCATACCCTGCGCTGGAACGGCCTGCGTCCACGCGCGGCGGGACTCGATCAGCCCGTACAGTTCCGCAACAGCGCACCGCGTGACACCGGTGGCGTGTCTGCCGCGGGCAACGATGCGGGTGGTGGCGCCCATCCGGACAGCAGCGCGCGCGCCGACTCCGCTGGCGCATCACCGCCCCCGCCTCCTGCACAACCATCGGCATTCACGGTGTCGTTTGCCGCGTTGCTCGACGAGCGTCAGGCGCGCGCGCTGGCCGGCCGCATTCGTATCGAAGGGCAGGTGCCGCGCATCACCACTGCCGATCGGGATGGGACGACGGTGTATCGGGTGGTGCTCGGCCCCTATCCGTCACGCGCCGAAGCCGAACGCATCGGCCGGATGTCCGGCCAGAACTATTGGATCTTCGAGGGATCCCCATGAGTGGCCCCGGATTCCTTCGGGACGACTGGGAAGCGGAAGGACGACGCCTCGCGCCGCTGCTGGACAGCGTGTGCGCCGTCGTGGTGGCGGCGAATGTGCCGGGTGTGGCCGCGCAGGCGGCCATCGGTATCGCCCGTATGCAGGGACAGCGGCGCCGGGTGGCCATCGCCGATCTGCTCGGTGAGTCGCCGGCGCTCGAAGCCCTGCTGACCGGCGACGATCCCCACGGGATCGCCGACAGTTTTCTCTATGGCGTGTCGCTCAACAAGATCGCGCGTCCCATGCGTGATGCGGACAATGTCTTCATCATGCCCAGCGGCACCGAGCCGGTGGACCATGGGGCGGTGTACGCCAACGATCGCTGGCGTCGTCTGGCCGCGGGATTCCATCAGGTCGGTGCACTGCTGATCGTGGTGGCACGTCCATCCGCAGAAGGGTTTGCCGAGCTGTGTGGCTACATGGGCGCGCTCATGCCGGTGGGTGACACGGTATTCCCCACCCCGCCGGGCATTCCGCTCATCGCGGCCCCGCCTCCGCCACCCCCGGCTCCCGAGCCCCCGCCGCCGCCCAAACGCGAGAGTGCGCGACGCGCCCGTGAAGCAGCGCAGCAGGACGAGGCCGGCCGACGCAATCGCATCATCGCACTGGTCCTCGTGCTGGGCGCGATCGCCATTGCCGTGGGAGCCATGTGGCCGCAGATGTTGAGTCGGCTGCCCGCGCCAGTGCTGGAACTGCTGAGACCCGGCACCACCGTGGACAGCACGGCGACGATCGTCCCTCCGACGCCGATGGACAGCGCGCCGCGTCCCGACTCCACGCGACCCGGTCAGACACCCGGCACCGACAGCGGGGGCCTCGTGTCCGACAGTCTGTCGGTACCAACCGCGCCGCCTTCGCCACCGCTCTCGGTCGACAACACGGCCGACAGCGCCGCGGCCGCGCGGTATGCGGTGTATTTCGCCACGGCCAACACACGGGCCGCCGCGATGCCCGATGCAAAAGTGCGCGCGCTCGAAGCAGTGGCCCTCTCGCCGGTGGTGGAGAGTGGTGAGCAGTGGTATCGCGTGACCGTGGGCGCCACGGCTTTCAGGCCGGAAGCCGAAGCGTTGCTCGCGCGATTGCGATCACAGAAAGTCATCGGCGCGGGGAGCATCGTCTCCGTGCCGTATGCATTGCGCCTCGAGACGCGGGTGACACCGGCGCTGGTGCCGACGCGTCTGGCGGCGTTGAGTACGCGTGGCATCATGGCCTATGCGCTGCGTCAGACCGACGGCAGCGTCTCGGTCTACACCGGCGCGTTCGAATCACCGACGCAGGCCTCGGCGCTTGCGGATTCCTTGCGCGCGGTCGGTGTGGCGCCCGTGCTGGCTTATCGAACCGGGAGAGGGTTCTAGTGCGTTTGACGAAGCTCGAAGTCCATGGCTTCAAGGCATTTGCCGATCATCTGGAGTTTGTGTTCGAACGTGGCGTGACCGCCATCGTCGGTCCCAACGGATCCGGCAAGTCGAACGTGTCCGACGCGGTGCGCTGGGTACTCGGCGAACAGCGCGCGCGTGCCATGCGTGGCGCCAAGATGGAAGACGTCATCTTCCATGGATCGTCGGCCCGCAAGCCGGTGAACATGGCGGAAGTCTCGCTGCACTTCGACAACACCGAAGGCGAACTGCCCATTCCATTCAAGGAAGTGGTGATCACGCGCCGGTTGTTGCGTTCGGGTGAGAGCGAGTATCTGCTCAACCGCGCGCCCTGTCGTCTGCGCGACATTCAGGATCTGGTGCGGGGCACGGGGCTGGGCGCGGACTCCGGCGTGGTCATCGAAAGCAAGATGATCGACGCGCTGTTGTCCGATCGCCCGGACGATCGCCGTGAACTGTTCGAGGAAGCGGCCGGCGTGGGTCTCTATCGCGACCGGCGCCGCAGTGCCGAGCGTCGTCTCGAGGAAACGACGGTCGACCTCGCGCGTCTCGACGATCTCATCGCCGAAGTGCAGAGCCAGGTGCGCTCGCTCGCCCGGCAGCGCCGTCGGGCCGAGCGACATGCCGAACTGACGGCGCGGCGTTTTCAGGTGGAGATCTCGCTGGCCACCCGCGAGATGGCCGCCTGGCGTGACGAACTCGAAGCGCTGGATGGTCGTCTCACCGAACTCCGTGGTGACGTGCCCGGCGCCGAGGAAGCGATCGCCGCCGCCGAATTGCAGCGGGAAGAAGCCCACATGGCCCGCTCCACGGCGGAGGCCAGTCGTCTCGAACTGGCGCGCCTGGCGGCCGAACAGCGCGAGAAGACGCAGAAGCTCGAACGTGAACTCGCCGTCTCCGAGGAGCGTCAGCGCAGCACCACCATGCGCCGGCAACGGGCGGAAGAAGAGCGCAAGGAGAACGAGGCGTTCGGCCGTCGTCTGCGCGAGGATCGGGAGCGGGCCGCGACGGACCGCACCACTCTCGAGCAGGAAGTGCGGGATGCCGGCGAGGCGCTGCAGGAACGACTCGCCGCCGAACAGACCGCGCGTGAAGGCGTGCAGCGTGAACGGTCCGTGCTCGATCAGCTGGAACGGCAGGTGCGGGAACATCGGGACCAGGCCCGCCGGCTGGAGCTCGACCGTGACGGCGCGTCGCGGGAACAGATGGAAACCGAACAGCGTCGTGACGCGCTCGATCTCGAGCGGCAGACGCTGGTGGATACGCTCGAAGCCATCGAACGGGAATTGCTCACCGCCCGTGAACAGGTGAGCATCTCGCAGGCGGCCGCGCAGGACGCGCTCGACGCGCTCGAAGGCGCGCGTCTGGCCGCCGCGACCGCACGCACGGCCGACGCCGAGTCGCGCAGTGCGCTCGCCAGTGCGGTCGAAGTGCGCACGCAACTGGAAGGCCGCATGAATGCGCTCGCCGCACTCGAGCGCGAGCGTGTGGGTCTGGCACCGTCCAGTGCCCGGCTGCTCAAGGAGCGGGCACGGTTCGGTGACGGCGCCATTCTCGGACCGCTCACCGACTTCGTCACCGCCGATGGCGAGGCCGCGCGACTCGTGGAGCGGTACCTCGGCGCCACCATGCACGCCATTGTCGTGCGCGACGCGGAAGCGGCCGCCGCGGTGCGTCGCTGGCACACCGAAACACAGCCCGGACCGCTGCTGCTGCTTCCGCTGGATGTCGTCACCGAGCTGGGCGCGGATGCAGGCACCGAGAGCGGTGCCCTGGCCGGCAGTGTGCAGGCCAGTGGCCCGACGTCGCGCTGGGTACGCGCGCTGCTCGGCAAGGTGCGTGCACTCGACAGCGGCGAGGCATTCGTCGACGAACATGGTGCGGTGTTCCTGCCCGGTACGGCCACCGGTCCCGGTCCGCTGCAGCGTCGTGCCGAACTCAATCGGCTCGAGTCCGATCTTGCCGCCGCCGATGCGCGGCGCGAAGAGGCCGCACTAACCGCCGAAGCCGCGCGGCTCGCGCTGGGCGAAGCGGAACGTGCGCAGCAGGCCGCCACGGAAGGTCATAACCGCGCGCAGCAGGAAGCGCGTCGCGCCACCGAAGTACGGCAGGAAGTGGAGCGTCGCCGCGAGCGCGCCGAGCGGGAACTGGCGCAGAGCAACACCCTCGCGGAACGGCTGGTGACGCGCTTGCAGGAGCTCGAGCAGCGCATGCAG
The nucleotide sequence above comes from Gemmatimonas aurantiaca. Encoded proteins:
- a CDS encoding SPOR domain-containing protein, which codes for MRTLFASALVLLACGVAGGCADRSSRPSGAGASLTIPGGPDPIVLRLARDGGTLTAVRYPELDSTIWRSTSRVPPLDRVIAFGGEDGYLAAIDTGGSPVRIDLRLGTVTTSRTDTVRTLASADGGAIYALTRGGEVTRYTPSGSDWKFRPVHPVDALFSQPDGSVILVGAEEGRVTVRRLRPPNQALSDSVSLKVPGKLADIRRTIAATAGSVGDRVFFAADERVIAIRTRDLGTALNVDLGDPVDAIAATPSGDRLFVAPADESVLRIVDRFEEGVTGRIRLPSPATALRMDPMGRMLLARGTGDSVYVVSLGSDAVLGVLTSAWRGDLPLVMADGSIAITRGDDVALVHPLTLADMRTVTGGAKQFWHTLRWNGLRPRAAGLDQPVQFRNSAPRDTGGVSAAGNDAGGGAHPDSSARADSAGASPPPPPAQPSAFTVSFAALLDERQARALAGRIRIEGQVPRITTADRDGTTVYRVVLGPYPSRAEAERIGRMSGQNYWIFEGSP
- a CDS encoding SPOR domain-containing protein, translating into MSGPGFLRDDWEAEGRRLAPLLDSVCAVVVAANVPGVAAQAAIGIARMQGQRRRVAIADLLGESPALEALLTGDDPHGIADSFLYGVSLNKIARPMRDADNVFIMPSGTEPVDHGAVYANDRWRRLAAGFHQVGALLIVVARPSAEGFAELCGYMGALMPVGDTVFPTPPGIPLIAAPPPPPPAPEPPPPPKRESARRAREAAQQDEAGRRNRIIALVLVLGAIAIAVGAMWPQMLSRLPAPVLELLRPGTTVDSTATIVPPTPMDSAPRPDSTRPGQTPGTDSGGLVSDSLSVPTAPPSPPLSVDNTADSAAAARYAVYFATANTRAAAMPDAKVRALEAVALSPVVESGEQWYRVTVGATAFRPEAEALLARLRSQKVIGAGSIVSVPYALRLETRVTPALVPTRLAALSTRGIMAYALRQTDGSVSVYTGAFESPTQASALADSLRAVGVAPVLAYRTGRGF
- the smc gene encoding chromosome segregation protein SMC; this encodes MRLTKLEVHGFKAFADHLEFVFERGVTAIVGPNGSGKSNVSDAVRWVLGEQRARAMRGAKMEDVIFHGSSARKPVNMAEVSLHFDNTEGELPIPFKEVVITRRLLRSGESEYLLNRAPCRLRDIQDLVRGTGLGADSGVVIESKMIDALLSDRPDDRRELFEEAAGVGLYRDRRRSAERRLEETTVDLARLDDLIAEVQSQVRSLARQRRRAERHAELTARRFQVEISLATREMAAWRDELEALDGRLTELRGDVPGAEEAIAAAELQREEAHMARSTAEASRLELARLAAEQREKTQKLERELAVSEERQRSTTMRRQRAEEERKENEAFGRRLREDRERAATDRTTLEQEVRDAGEALQERLAAEQTAREGVQRERSVLDQLERQVREHRDQARRLELDRDGASREQMETEQRRDALDLERQTLVDTLEAIERELLTAREQVSISQAAAQDALDALEGARLAAATARTADAESRSALASAVEVRTQLEGRMNALAALERERVGLAPSSARLLKERARFGDGAILGPLTDFVTADGEAARLVERYLGATMHAIVVRDAEAAAAVRRWHTETQPGPLLLLPLDVVTELGADAGTESGALAGSVQASGPTSRWVRALLGKVRALDSGEAFVDEHGAVFLPGTATGPGPLQRRAELNRLESDLAAADARREEAALTAEAARLALGEAERAQQAATEGHNRAQQEARRATEVRQEVERRRERAERELAQSNTLAERLVTRLQELEQRMQQLAQQAEALHARAGEADSDIDQAREALAVAEREQEQAREARATWQVAQAQAQARLSVAIDREKRLSEEDSTAAARLESLARELSTLSDADQHLAQQLDAWRAELDTERKTLADADGRLAEAERAVAAANAALDTCETALDEARRRSSALGEQLHGAQLRHTELSGRREAIRQRLETEWRRSLDDLLAGFEELDVPTDDLRVEATQLRTSLDELGPVNPLAIEEHEEEQRRLEFLTAQRNDLVAAKQSLHQAIREIDSTARELFLATFAQVRENFRQIFLRMFGGGECDLRLENPDAPLDCDIEIHASPRGKKTQRIHLLSSGERALVALSLLFGIFLTKPSPFCLMDEVDAPLDDQNIGRFVKMLNDFKSRTQFIVITHNPRTTSEAADAVYGVTMQEPGVSSIVSVRLRNGPAVDESAGRVDPADDQVDDPIADPVDDQVGDPSDAEPSPA